TTCGATTCAAGAAGGCGATATTACGACGTTACTTGAAAGCATTTGCTCACATGACGTCCTTACTGCAGGGTTTCCATGCCAGCCATTTAGTAGCGCGGGTAAGAAGCAGGGTATAAAGGACCCCCGCGGCACTCTGTTCAGCGTAGTCGTCGAAGCGCTACGGCGTTTCCAACCGGACATTTTCGTCTTGGAGAACGTCCGGCGTCTTCTGACGATGGAAAAGGGCGTCCATTTTGCCACGATCTTGTCATCCCTCGCTGAACTGAATTACGGGATCGAGTGGAGATTGCTGAACGCTGCGGATTTCGGATTACCGCAAAACAGGCAGAGGGTCTTCATCGTCGGGGTGAAGCTTAAGAAGCGGCTCACTCGTATTGATCGAGTCAGACTCGCATCAACACATGATCTAGGCGGGCGCAGATCCCGTGCCGGGGTAATTCATTCACCAGACGAGTGGCCCGAGATAAGTACGCATGGCAACAAATTTCCGAATTGGGGACTCGCCATCGCGGGCCGATTTTGCGGTGCAGATTTAGAATCCTTTTCCGAGAGCCAGCCTTGCGGCACTCTTTCGTCGATATTGCAGCACAAGACTTCAAGCGAATTCGACTTTACGGAATCGACTATTGAGCGGCTTTCTGCGAGCAAACATGTAAAGCGCTTTGTCGACGGAGTTGAAATCCTCTCAAACCAAGGTGGCGGTGCCCGGATGGGTTATACCGTCTTTGGAATAAAGGGACTCGCTCCGACGCTCACATCCTCTGCAAGCCGCCACTATGAACGGTACAAGATTGGCACGTCATATCGACGATTGACGAACATCGAGTACGCACGTCTGCAAGGATTCCGAGATGATCACTGTTCGACGATTTCCGTATACGATCAATACTCCCTATACGGAAACGCCGTACCGCCGCCTATGGCCACCTGGGTCATGAAACGAGCGACGTCGCATGGTATTTCCATCGATCGAATCGCACGTAGCAAGCATCAAACGAGGTTGTTCGCTGATGCCTAGCAAGGAGGAGTTGCGAGAAATCATCCGAACAAACCAGGATGTGATCGCGAAACGTATCAATATTGCCTTAAAGGGTAAGAGTCTCGGGCCGATGAAGGCCGTGATGACCCGAGTTGGTCGGGGTGGTGTTCTACCACATTGGTATTCCAACCTGAGGAAAAACGGAGCCCTTCCGAACCTTGACGGAAAGACTATTGGCAGCATCGTTGAAATGCTGTTGGTCGGGGTACTGGAGACGTCTGTTTTTGCGGGATTGGGCGTCTCGCCGCTTCGCATAAATCCTGCACGCGGTGTTGACCTGCCGGACATCGACCTTGGCGTCAAATCGCCGTCAGAGAACTTCTGCACCAGCGAGCCGTTTTTCTCGGCATACGAAAGGCTGCTTGGTGGAGAATGCGACGTTCTCGTCTTGTTGACGGACTATCAGTCCAAAAAAGACGATCCGCCACTACGGCTCCAAATCATTAAATGGCGGTATTTGGCCAAGACGCAAGTCGCAGACAGTGCTCTATGCGCCCTGGCAAGAAAGCATCGGGACTGGCTAATCGCGGATAATGAGGCCGGAGCTAAACGATTGTTTCGATTCCTCGCCTATGTCAATCAAAGTGACTGGCGCGCGCGATTCATTGTTCGCATGATTAACGTAATGCAATCGAAAGAGACCGTGGAAAACTTGATATTGGAAGCCGAACGCGATTTTGTTGCAAAGAATGCAAGAGCGTTGAAAAGGGATAAAGCGCTGATTCCCAACGAAGACCTAGACGCGATCAAAAGGATTGGGACCATTACCCCGCATCATGTCGGCGTGATCGACGCTGCAGAGAATCGGGTCGTGGATGTCTTGAAAGATGCTGCTCGCGCGCCGAGCGCAGATGAATGGAACCGTTTAAAGGCTGGGCCGCTCGATGGATTGATTGGTATGAGCTTCGCTCTGCAATGGAGGTTTAATTTCGGTCACCTCTTCGGTGTCGAGGGCTGCGATGTCGAACCGGAATTGCCATCTAGATGATTTGGCGAAGCGGCTCTTTTAAAACTAGCCAAACGGTTCGGACCCTTATCAAGCACCTTTCTAGGCTGCGGAGGTGAACGTCTGCGGTTCCTC
The sequence above is drawn from the Pirellulales bacterium genome and encodes:
- a CDS encoding DNA cytosine methyltransferase, which translates into the protein MKTVELFAGIGGFRIAADRLGFETVWVNDVCPKACKVYQTNFGANSIQEGDITTLLESICSHDVLTAGFPCQPFSSAGKKQGIKDPRGTLFSVVVEALRRFQPDIFVLENVRRLLTMEKGVHFATILSSLAELNYGIEWRLLNAADFGLPQNRQRVFIVGVKLKKRLTRIDRVRLASTHDLGGRRSRAGVIHSPDEWPEISTHGNKFPNWGLAIAGRFCGADLESFSESQPCGTLSSILQHKTSSEFDFTESTIERLSASKHVKRFVDGVEILSNQGGGARMGYTVFGIKGLAPTLTSSASRHYERYKIGTSYRRLTNIEYARLQGFRDDHCSTISVYDQYSLYGNAVPPPMATWVMKRATSHGISIDRIARSKHQTRLFADA